A genome region from Triticum dicoccoides isolate Atlit2015 ecotype Zavitan unplaced genomic scaffold, WEW_v2.0 scaffold3843, whole genome shotgun sequence includes the following:
- the LOC119346075 gene encoding OVARIAN TUMOR DOMAIN-containing deubiquitinating enzyme 1-like, whose amino-acid sequence MSQGSPAATGSGSGTAEPAHGQHGHSSPDDDAAAAASSPPTLPPAAPLQRPQEKRDGEQAGASSSAAAGVDRKGKNLPSAPAVPSSESSSSSSGGSSPEDADAAASGARPFDSTAVFQQLLREQTAIKEAGGPLAEGAGKKKKPEEAQVKSSHAIAELWHNLIKFFHGEEWHYSEHVNYQTHPITEVRKYYRVPNLATGQGVDHLDAYSEFRRVTGDGECFYRSFIFSYLEQVLDRQDKHEEHRLLDAVKRVSVQHADLGWTSKFPRSYRAFKKLIRKLKRWKRHGMWKWNSITSTSSYRKEKLLEFFRSYDTTQDILTFLRLVVAIWICSHAEEYEQRVPDLSEHYSLKDWCFEHVTPSREYTDHVMMTALAEALEVPLKVEQLNGGPAHDIYTAPGPGVPLVSVTLLYTGIHYDVLYPRAAPAESSS is encoded by the exons ATGAGCCAAGGTTCTCCCGCCGCGACGGGGTCCGGTTCAGGGACAGCAGAaccggcccatgggcagcacgggcactCCTCCCccgacgacgacgccgccgccgccgcctcctcgccgccgactctCCCCCCTGCAGCGCCCCTCCAGCGTCCCCAAGAAAAGCGGGACGGCGAGCAGGCCGGAGCCTCGAGCTCCGCTGCGGCGGGGGTCGACCGGAAGGGCAAGAATCTGCCATCCGCACCCGCAGTTCCTTCTTCGGAGTCTTCATCTTCGAGCTCCGGGGGCAGCAGCCCCGAGGACGCCGACGCCGCGGCCTCCGGAGCCCGGCCGTTCGACAGCACGGCGGTGTTCCAGCAGCTGCTACGGGAGCAGACGGCCATCAAGGAGGCGGGTGGCCCATTGGCCGAGGGGGCGGGCAAGAAGAAGAAGCCAGAGGAGGCGCAG GTGAAATCGTCGCACGCCATAGCGGAGCTCTGGCACAATCTTATAAAG TTTTTTCATGGAGAAGAATGGCACTATTCAGAACATGTGAATTACCAG ACACATCCCATCACTGAAGTAAGAAAGTATTATCGGGTTCCTAATTTGGCTACGGGACAAGGAGTGGACCATCTTGATGCCTATTCAGAATTTAGACGGGTGACTGGAGATGGGGAGTGTTTCTACAGGAGCTTCATATTTTCCTACCTT GAGCAAGTTCTTGATAGGCAGGACAAACATGAGGAACACCGTCTGCTAGATGCTGTTAAAAGAGTGTCTGTGCAACATGCAGATCTAGGATGGACCTCTAAATTTCCCAGGAGCTACAGA GCATTTAAGAAGCTGATTAGGAAATTAAAGAGATGGAAGAGGCACGGCATGTGGAAGTGGAACAGCATAACATCAACTAGCAG CTACCGTAAAGAGAAACTTCTCGAGTTCTTCAGAAGTTATGATACGACGCAAGACA TTCTTACTTTCCTCAGATTAGTAGTAGCCATCTGGATATGCTCGCACGCGGAGGAGTATGAACAGCGTGTACCAGACCTCAGTGAACATTACAGTCTGAAAGAT TGGTGCTTTGAGCACGTCACTCCATCTCGTGAGTACACGGACCATGTTATGATGACGGCCTTGGCCGAAGCGCTTGAGGTACCCCTTAAAGTGGAGCAACTCAATGGAGGACCTGCTCACGATATCTACACTGCTCCTGGACCTGGAGTTCCCCTTGTGAGTGTGACCCTTCTGTACACGGGCATTCACTACGACGTCCTCTACCCACGCGCTGCTCCTGCCGAGAGTTCAAGTTAA